One part of the Ciona intestinalis chromosome 5, KH, whole genome shotgun sequence genome encodes these proteins:
- the LOC100183437 gene encoding serine/arginine-rich splicing factor 5, whose product MILTFDFHLKSNKKSMAGSRVFIGRLSNRATESDVERFFKGFGRIREVKLKTGYGFVEFEENRDAEDAVYEMNNQSLCGERVTVEHAKGTPRRGGDFRGGGSYGRGGGGGGGNYRGYDNNYGGRNGGGFRGGRDDRFGGGRGSGRFGPPSRTKYRVIVENLSSRVSWQDLKDYLRQAGDVSFAEAHQSVQNEGIVDFATYDDMKAAIEKLDDTELSGRKIRLIEDKPASRSRSRSRSRSRSRSRSPRRSRSRSPYAGRYNRRSRSDSRSPSRSPNNN is encoded by the coding sequence ATGATTTTGACATTTGATTTTCATTTAAAGTCCAATAAGAAAAGTATGGCAGGTAGTCGTGTATTTATCGGACGTTTAAGCAACCGTGCCACTGAATCCGATGTGGAGAGATTCTTCAAAGGGTTCGGTCGAATTCGGGAAGTCAAGCTGAAGACTGGATATGGTTTCGTCGAGTTTGAAGAAAACCGTGACGCAGAGGATGCTGTGTACGAGATGAACAACCAGTCTCTGTGTGGAGAGCGTGTCACTGTGGAGCACGCAAAAGGTACTCCAAGAAGAGGAGGAGATTTCCGAGGAGGTGGATCATACGGTCGTGGTGGAGGCGGTGGAGGAGGAAATTATCGGGGATACGATAATAACTACGGAGGAAGAAACGGGGGAGGTTTTAGAGGAGGAAGGGATGATCGTTTTGGGGGCGGGAGAGGTTCTGGGAGATTTGGTCCTCCCTCTCGCACCAAGTATCGGGTGATTGTGGAGAACTTATCTTCAAGAGTGAGCTGGCAGGATTTGAAAGATTATCTTCGTCAAGCTGGGGATGTTTCCTTTGCTGAAGCTCATCAGTCCGTACAAAACGAAGGAATTGTTGATTTTGCAACTTACGATGACATGAAGGCTGCGATTGAGAAACTGGACGACACAGAGCTTAGTGGCAGGAAGATCAGATTGATCGAGGATAAACCTGCATCCAGGAGCAGAAGTCGGAGCAGGAGTCGAAGCAGAAGCAGATCCAGGAGTCCCAGAAGATCTCGTTCCCGATCCCCATACGCAGGCCGATACAACCGTCGCAGTCGTTCAGATTCAAGGTCACCTTCCCGATCACCCAATAATAATTGA